A segment of the Deinococcota bacterium genome:
TGGCCGCGACCACCTCGTCCAGGGCGCTTTGAATCTCGAGCCTCACGCACCCATTCTAGCGTACCTCGTTACCTAGTCCCTCACCCCGTGGAACGCGCAGATCAGCTATCATCCAAGTCACCAGGAAGTATGATCTAAGGGTGTTAACCAAGCGCATCATCCCCTGCTTGGACGTGCAAAACGGCCGCGTCGTCAAAAACGTCAAGTTCTTTGAAAATCACCGCGACATGGGCGACCCGGTCGAGCTCGCCAAGCTTTACGACGCGCAGGGCGCGGACGAGCTGGTCTTTTACGACATCACCGCCACTCACGAGGGCCGCAAGCTCATCCTCGAGGTCGCGGCCAGAACCGCCGAAGCGTGCTTTATGCCGCTCACCATCGGCGGCGGGGTGAGGACGCTTAAGGACTTCCGCACCCTGCTCCTGGCCGGGGCCGACAAGGTGTCGGTGAATTCCGGCGCCGTCGCTAGTCCCGAGGTGGTGAGAGAGGCCGCCGACCACTACGGCTCGCAGGCAGTGGTCTTTTCCATCGACGCCAAGCGGCGCGTGGGCGGCAAGGGCTGGGAAGTTTACGTTTCCGGAGGCCGCAAGAACACGGGACTCGACCTGATCGCTTGGGCCGTCAAAGGGCAAGAACTCGGCGCGGGTGAGATCGTCTTAAACAGCATGGACGCCGACGGCACCGTGGCGGGCTACGACCTTGAGGCGACGCGCGCGGTGGCAAGAGCGGTGGACATCCCCGTCGTCGCCTCGGGCGGGGCGGGCGGGCCACAGCACATGCTCGAGGTGCTTACCCGCGGCGAGGCCGACGCCGCCCTGGCCGCCAGCATCTTTCACAGCGGAGAGTACAGCGTCGCCCAGGTCAAGGAGGCCTTGGCACAA
Coding sequences within it:
- the hisF gene encoding imidazole glycerol phosphate synthase subunit HisF, encoding MLTKRIIPCLDVQNGRVVKNVKFFENHRDMGDPVELAKLYDAQGADELVFYDITATHEGRKLILEVAARTAEACFMPLTIGGGVRTLKDFRTLLLAGADKVSVNSGAVASPEVVREAADHYGSQAVVFSIDAKRRVGGKGWEVYVSGGRKNTGLDLIAWAVKGQELGAGEIVLNSMDADGTVAGYDLEATRAVARAVDIPVVASGGAGGPQHMLEVLTRGEADAALAASIFHSGEYSVAQVKEALAQGGVHVRL